From the Prunus dulcis chromosome 4, ALMONDv2, whole genome shotgun sequence genome, one window contains:
- the LOC117626127 gene encoding cytochrome b561 and DOMON domain-containing protein At4g12980-like isoform X1 translates to MLGTTKSLILITLTISSFLFTISEQYSNCSPINPMKITNCKKLITLGAEFGWNIHSNNQIDILFSIKISGDQRAKWLAWGVNPDPHRPKMVGTRAIIGISQPNGTLAVRKYNITSDTRLGCRLQPSQDFDDVIVKTMEGHVQADKYMSIFATLILPPDPAAYNISKLNHVWQVGFEADDVHLEPKMHSTALQNVDSTETLNLTSARGISIGHRRHHLRKVHGILNIVGWGTLLPLGVIIARYYRRYPFHCQKWDVLHISCQIVGYSLGTAGWAIGLWLGHASRHYSFPTHRILAMFIFAFTTLQMLALRLRPTSSDDYRKYWDMYHHFLGYALLAAISVNIFNGIAILKPDKTWLWAYIGVLSVFAFIALGMEIFTWAKFIFTSRKNRAPTAAVSADNNAEAPQAWQGPGPQSEGPGPQSEGPQANKTRIAN, encoded by the exons ATGTTGGGCACTACCAAATCTTTAATTCTCATAACATTGACCATTTCGTCCTTTCTCTTCACAATTTCTGAGCAATATTCCAATTGCAGCCCGATCAATCCCATGAAAATTACCAACTGCAAGAAACTAATCACTCTGGGAGCTGAATTTGGGTGGAATATTCACAGCAACAACCAAATTGACATCTTGTTCAGCATTAAAATTTCTGGTGATCAGAGAGCAAAATGGCTTGCCTGGGGTGTGAACCCAGATCCACACCGGCCGAAGATGGTCGGGACCAGGGCTATTATAGGCATTTCACAGCCCAATGGGACTTTGGCAGTCAGGAAGTACAACATCACCAGTGATACAAGGCTGGGTTGTAGGCTGCAGCCTTCACAAGATTTTGATGATGTTATCGTCAAAACCATGGAAGGTCATGTGCAGGCTGATAAATACATGTCAATATTTGCAACCTTAATTTTGCCTCCTGATCCAGCTGCATATAACATTTCAAAGCTGAACCATGTGTGGCAAGTTGGGTTTGAAGCTGATGATGTTCATCTGGAGCCTAAGATGCATTCCACTGCTCTCCAGAATGTGGACAGCACAGAAACTCTGAACTTGACCTCTGCCCGCGGTATTAGCATAGGACATCGCCGGCACCACCTCAGAAAG GTGCATGGGATTCTGAATATTGTGGGGTGGGGAACACTGTTGCCATTGGGAGTGATTATAGCAAGGTACTACAGAAGATATCCTTTTCATTGTCAAAAATGGGATGTCCTTCACATCTCCTGCCAGATTGTTGGTTACAGCCTTGGCACAGCTGGTTGGGCAATCGGGCTATGGCTTGGACATGCTTCCAGACACTATAGCTTCCCCACTCACCGAATTCTCGCCATGTTCATATTTGCATTCACCACATTACAA ATGCTTGCCTTGCGTTTAAGGCCCACCTCAAGTGATGACTACCGCAAGTACTGGGACATGTACCATCATTTTCTAGGGTATGCACTGCTGGCTGCGATCTCAGTGAACATATTCAATGGCATTGCCATCTTGAAGCCAGATAAAACCTGGCTATGGGCTTACATCGGGGTCCTTTCTGTATTTGCTTTCATTGCGTTGGGTATGGAGATTTTTACTTGGGCTAAGTTCATATTTACATCACGAAAAAATAGAGCACCCACCGCAGCAGTATCTGCGGATAATAATGCAGAAGCACCTCAAGCGTGGCAGGGCCCAGGCCCACAATCAGAGGGCCCAGGTCCACAATCAGAGGGCCCACAAGCAAATAAAACTAGGATTGCCAATTAA
- the LOC117626127 gene encoding cytochrome b561 and DOMON domain-containing protein At2g04850-like isoform X2 has protein sequence MLGTTKSLILITLTISSFLFTISEQYSNCSPINPMKITNCKKLITLGAEFGWNIHSNNQIDILFSIKISGDQRAKWLAWGVNPDPHRPKMVGTRAIIGISQPNGTLAVRKYNITSDTRLGCRLQPSQDFDDVIVKTMEGHVQADKYMSIFATLILPPDPAAYNISKLNHVWQVGFEADDVHLEPKMHSTALQNVDSTETLNLTSARGISIGHRRHHLRKMLALRLRPTSSDDYRKYWDMYHHFLGYALLAAISVNIFNGIAILKPDKTWLWAYIGVLSVFAFIALGMEIFTWAKFIFTSRKNRAPTAAVSADNNAEAPQAWQGPGPQSEGPGPQSEGPQANKTRIAN, from the exons ATGTTGGGCACTACCAAATCTTTAATTCTCATAACATTGACCATTTCGTCCTTTCTCTTCACAATTTCTGAGCAATATTCCAATTGCAGCCCGATCAATCCCATGAAAATTACCAACTGCAAGAAACTAATCACTCTGGGAGCTGAATTTGGGTGGAATATTCACAGCAACAACCAAATTGACATCTTGTTCAGCATTAAAATTTCTGGTGATCAGAGAGCAAAATGGCTTGCCTGGGGTGTGAACCCAGATCCACACCGGCCGAAGATGGTCGGGACCAGGGCTATTATAGGCATTTCACAGCCCAATGGGACTTTGGCAGTCAGGAAGTACAACATCACCAGTGATACAAGGCTGGGTTGTAGGCTGCAGCCTTCACAAGATTTTGATGATGTTATCGTCAAAACCATGGAAGGTCATGTGCAGGCTGATAAATACATGTCAATATTTGCAACCTTAATTTTGCCTCCTGATCCAGCTGCATATAACATTTCAAAGCTGAACCATGTGTGGCAAGTTGGGTTTGAAGCTGATGATGTTCATCTGGAGCCTAAGATGCATTCCACTGCTCTCCAGAATGTGGACAGCACAGAAACTCTGAACTTGACCTCTGCCCGCGGTATTAGCATAGGACATCGCCGGCACCACCTCAGAAAG ATGCTTGCCTTGCGTTTAAGGCCCACCTCAAGTGATGACTACCGCAAGTACTGGGACATGTACCATCATTTTCTAGGGTATGCACTGCTGGCTGCGATCTCAGTGAACATATTCAATGGCATTGCCATCTTGAAGCCAGATAAAACCTGGCTATGGGCTTACATCGGGGTCCTTTCTGTATTTGCTTTCATTGCGTTGGGTATGGAGATTTTTACTTGGGCTAAGTTCATATTTACATCACGAAAAAATAGAGCACCCACCGCAGCAGTATCTGCGGATAATAATGCAGAAGCACCTCAAGCGTGGCAGGGCCCAGGCCCACAATCAGAGGGCCCAGGTCCACAATCAGAGGGCCCACAAGCAAATAAAACTAGGATTGCCAATTAA
- the LOC117624720 gene encoding pyridoxal phosphate homeostasis protein-like, with amino-acid sequence MNPTTSHFTETRTKAQEEETQYTACMAAPAVEIAAVSALRSVMLRVRHAAERSGRNPGQVRVVAVSKTKPVSLIRQVYDAGHRRFGENYVQEILDKAPQLPEDIEWHFVGHLQSNKAKLLLAGVPNLALVEGVDNEKIANHLDRAVSNLGRNPLKVLVQVNTSGEVSKSGIDPSGCVELAKHVKFRCPNLEFSGLMTIGMPDYTSTPENFRMLSKCRAQVCKVLDMAEEHCELSMGMSGDFEQAIEMGSTNVRIGSTIFGPRDYAKKQPD; translated from the exons ATGAACCCCACAACTTCACACTTCACAGAAACCAGGACCAAGGCCCAGGAAGAGGAAACCCAATACACAGCTTGCATGGCTGCGCCAGCTGTCGAAATCGCCGCCGTTTCGGCGCTCCGGTCGGTCATGCTCCGAGTCCGGCACGCTGCGGAGCGGTCGGGTCGGAATCCGGGTCAGGTGAGGGTAGTAGCGGTGTCGAAGACTAAGCCCGTTTCTCTCATCCGCCAAGTATACGACGCCGGCCACCGTCGTTTTGGCGAGAATTACGTCCAGGAAATCCTCGACAAAGCTCCTCAG CTTCCTGAAGACATAGAATGGCATTTTGTTGGGCATTTGCAGAGCAACAAAGCGAAATTGCTTCTGG CTGGAGTCCCGAATCTGGCCTTGGTTGAGGGGGTAGACAATGAGAAG ATTGCAAACCATCTTGATCGAGCAGTGTCAAACCTTGGTAGAAATCCTTTAAAGGTTTTGGTCCAAGTAAATACCAGTGGAGAAGTAT CCAAATCTGGTATCGATCCTTCTGGTTGTGTTGAACTTGCGAAACATGTCAAATTTCGGTGCCCAAATCTAGAGTTTTCTGGCTTAATGACAATAGGGATGCCAGACTATACATCAACTCCAGAAAACTTCAGG ATGCTATCAAAGTGTAGAGCTCAGGTCTGCAAGGTGCTTGATATGGCAGAGGAGCACTGTGAGCTATCAATGGGCATGTCTGGCGACTTTGAACAAGCG ATTGAAATGGGCAGCACCAATGTCAGAATTGGATCCACCATATTCGGGCCGAGGGATTATGCAAAGAAGCAACCAGACTAG
- the LOC117626519 gene encoding polygalacturonase-like, with translation MFVLCLPYFFQNLRFDFVTNLNIDHITSINSKNLHINLFACQDVKVTNVNISAPADSPNTDGIHIGSSSNVQILDSVIATGDDCISFSAGSSKINVNGVHCGPGHGMSIGSLGRGNNNNVSFVDIRNCSFVGTDNGVRIKTWAPSKQGTVSHVYVENIRMDRVKNPIVIDQNYCPARRCSPTESSQIQIVDVKMINIWGTSSTPNVVTLKCSETKPCQKIQLRDINLSYKGPDGPAVSACSKVDVITDGKQNPPACTKPVIQVPHNFDVQNE, from the exons atgtttgtgttgtgtttgccttatttttttcagaatttgagatttgatttCGTCACAAATCTAAACATAGATCACATAACATCGATTAACAGCAAAAATCTCCACATCAACCTCTTTGCATGCCAAGACGTAAAAGTTACCAACGTTAACATATCAGCTCCCGCTGACAGCCCCAACACCGACGGAATCCACATTGGTTCATCGTCCAACGTCCAAATTTTGGACTCCGTGATCGCCACCGGGGATGACTGCATATCCTTCAGTGCCGGATCAAGCAAGATCAATGTTAACGGTGTTCACTGTGGACCAGGCCATGGAATGAGCATTGGAAGCCTTGGCAGgggaaataataataatgtttcTTTTGTGGACATAAGAAACTGCTCCTTTGTTGGCACTGACAATGGAGTGAGAATCAAAACATGGGCTCCCTCTAAACAAGGCACTGTTTCACATGTTTACGTTGAGAACATTCGAATGGATCGGGTCAAAAACCCTATAGTCATCGATCAAAATTATTGCCCTGCTCGTAGGTGCAGTCCAACG GAATCATCCCAAATTCAGATTGTAGACGTCAAGATGATTAACATTTGGGGTACTTCAAGCACACCAAATGTTGTTACTCTCAAGTGTAGCGAAACGAAGCCGTGTCAGAAGATTCAGTTGAGAGACATCAACCTAAGTTACAAGGGTCCTGATGGACCGGCTGTATCAGCATGCTCAAAAGTAGATGTTATAACCGATGGCAAACAAAACCCACCAGCTTGCACAAAACCTGTAATACAGGTGCCCCACAACTTTGATGtccaaaatgaataa
- the LOC117625436 gene encoding exopolygalacturonase-like — protein sequence MVSSLVGQFVCIVFFVVVSISRVRAKQTVFDVTKNGGVADGKTDNSKAFTDAWTQACQTNGGGVILFPTGKYLVRPVILKGECKGPIGLQIEGTLLAPPGVQSSVDMDHWIKFQHVDNLDINGGGLLDGQGPSAWHHNNCLEDPECKRLPAVSSCPSFCSFCSIYISWT from the exons atggtTTCCAGCTTGGTTGGTCAATTTGTTTGCATTGTGTTCTTCGTGGTGGTATCCATTTCCAGAGTTCGAGCTAAGCAAACAGTTTTTGATGTGACGAAAAACGGCGGCGTTGCTGATGGAAAAACTGATAACAGCAAG gCCTTCACTGATGCATGGACTCAAGCTTGTCAAACAAATGGAGGTGGTGTGATCTTATTTCCAACCGGGAAATACTTGGTAAGGCCAGTGATTTTGAAAGGGGAATGCAAGGGGCCAATTGGGTTGCAGATAGAAGGGACCCTACTGGCTCCCCCAGGGGTCCAATCTTCTGTTGATATGGACCATTGGATCAAATTCCAACACGTTGACAACTTGGACATCAATGGTGGTGGTTTATTGGATGGGCAAGGACCCTCTGCTTGGCACCATAACAACTGCCTGGAAGATCCAGAATGCAAGCGACTCCCTGCAGTAAGTTCTTGCCCttcattttgttcattttgttcaatatatatatcatggaCTTGA